Genomic window (Streptosporangium brasiliense):
CGACCGTCGTCGGGCTGAAGGTCGCCGTGGTGCTGCTGGTCATCATCGTGGGCTTCTTCTACATCAACACCGACAACTACACGCCGTTCTTCCCCTACGGCATCGGGGGCGCCATCACGGGGGCGGCCACGGTCTTCTTCGCCGTCTTCGGTTACGACGCCATGAGCACGGCGGCGGAGGAGTCCAAGGACGCCCAGCGCCACATGCCGAAGGCGATCGTCTACTCGCTCGCCATCTCGATGGTCCTGTACGTGCTGGCCTGCCTGGTGCTGACCGGCATGCAGCACTACACGGAGATCGACAAGGAGAGCGGCTTCTCCACGGCGTTCCAGTCGGTGGGCCTGAACCGCCTGGCCGACGTGATCGCGGTCGGGGCGATCATCGGCATCCTCACCGTGATGTTCACGTTCATGCTCGGCGTGAGCCGCGTCTGGTTCTCGATGAGCCGCGACGGGCTCCTGCCCAAGTGGTTCGCCAAGACGCACCCGACGCGGCACGTGCCGACGCGCGTGACGTGGATCATCGGCATCGCCTCGGCCCTCATCGCCGGCTTCCTGCCCATCAGGGAGGCGGCGGAGCTGACCAACATCGGCATCCTGCTCGCCTTCGCGGTCGTGTGCACGGCGGTGATCGTGCTGCGTTACCGGCAGCCCGACCTGCCGCGGACCTTCCGCTGCCCGGCGATGCCGGTGGTGCCCGCGATCGGCGTCGTCTTCTCGCTCTGGCTGATCACCTACCTGCAGTGGCAGACGTGGGTGCGCTTCGCGGTGTGGTTCCTGATCGGCCTGGTCGTGTACTTCACCTACTCCTACCGCCACTCCGAGCTGGCCAAGGCGCAGACCGCGACGCACGAGGGCGGGGTGTGACCGGCCGGCCGCCGGACCGCGGACGCGGGCGGACGGCCGGCCGGGAAGGCGCGGGGAGGCCTCAGACGAGTCCTCTGGACGGGTCGGCCGTGAAGGAGACCACGCCCGCGGCGGTGCGGACCCGCACCCTCCCCCCGGAGCAGGAGATCTCCGGGTCGGCGGTGCCCGGCACGATCACGGTCAGCAGGGACCTCGCGGCCGGGGAGAGCACCGTCGTGCTCGAGACCCTCCTCAGGTAGCCGGGGGAGATCTCCTCCGGGCGCACCGACTGACCGCCGATCGGCGTGCACGCGGGCAGCTGGAGCTGGAGCAGCGACGCCTTCCACCGTCCGTCGGCCAGGACCACCCTCCCGCCCGCCACGGCGGTCGCGTCGAGCCCGGGGCCCAGGTGCCACAGCGGGCGGACCTGCCGTCCCCGCGGCACCGTGTCGAGCACGGCCATCAGGTCGCCGCCGTGCTCGACCAGCACCGACCGGGTACGGCTGACGCCGTAGGCGTCGTCGGTGAGCCGGAAGGACTGCCGGCCGGGGCCCGTGGCCGCCTGCAGCAGGCGCGCGGCCGTGCCCTCCCGGAAGCCGGCGCCGACCACGACGGGGACGTTGTGGGCCTGCGGCGAGAGCGTCCACCTCTGGTAGGGCGTCTTCTCGTAGGAGTGGAAGCCCGCCTCCACCAGGAGGTCGCGCCGCTGTGCGTGGTAGGTCACGCCGAGGTGGTCCTCATGACCGTGGAGCACTCGGCCGGGGCCGAACCGGATCGAGTAGTAGGCCGAGCCGGCGTCGTTCCAGGCGGTCCGGCCGAAGACGTAGCCGCCGTCGAAGACCTTCACGGTCTGCCGCTCGGCGGGGAATCCCTTCGGGCGCAGGTCGGCGGGGCTGTCGCCGATGGGCGCCAGGCGGCCGTCGGGCTGGGTGGCGTGGGCGACGTAGGTCTCCAGCGACCGCCGGCGCCGGATGAGGTCGGCGGGGACCGCCACCCCGCAGTCGCGGGCCTCCTCCATCGCGACGCCCAGCCGCTGGTGGACGTAGACCCCGTAGCGGGGAGCCTGCTCGCGCAGCACGCCCTGCCCGTCGATCGCGAGCCTGGCCGAGGCGCTCATCCGGCGCAGCGCCAGGGCCGTCCAGTCCTGCTCGCCGAAGCGGCAGCCGATGGCCAGCAGCGCGATGTCCTGGTCCAGTCCATGGTTGTGGCCACCCTTGTAGAGGGCGGCGTCGGCCAGGATCTCGGCGTGCTCGGCCAGCGTGGCGGCCAGCCAGTCATCCTTGACGTGGGCGCTGAGGCAGACCAGGGCCGGGGCCCGCAGCGCGACCGGGTGCTCGGCCCAGGCCCACTCGCTGGTGCCGGGCCCGCCGCGCGGGTTGTCGCGCACCCAGTCCTCGGCGATCTCGACGGCGCGGTCGAGGCGGTCGCGCCGTCCGGTGGCCTCGTAGTCGACGACCAGCCGCCCCATCCAGCGCAGCGTGTGCAGGTTCAGCGCCCACGAGCGGTTTCCGTAGGGGTCGATGCGCCAGTCGATGTCCCTGCCCAGGTCGACCGGGGGAAGACCGACGAAGGCGAGCCGTCCGCTCATCGCGTCGGTCGCCGGCACGGTGGAGAACTGGTCGCCCTGGCAGGTGACCTTGCCCCGGCTCTCGGCCAGGGAGAGCTTGGCCGGCCCGCAGGCCAGGAGGGTCAGGAAGGTCAGGAAGGCCAGGGTGAGGACACCCAGGCCGATGGTCCCCCGTCGTATAGCAAGCAAGCGTTTGCTCCATTAATAGGCGCGAGCGGCCCCTGCGCGCTCGCGACATGGAAAGAAGACGACATCCCCGGCGAGGCGAGGCCCCTCACCCCGCCGGGTGTCTCAGGAAGCCCCGAGGGGCCCCGGACGGCCGTGCGCCGCACGCCCGGCCGACGTTCTGATCATGAACCGTTAGATGCGCGATCCCCCGGAGTTGTTCTCCGCCGGACGGTCTTTTCGGCCCCGGGACCGGCGGGGCCGGACGCGGCCCGGGCCGCCGATCCCCGGAACGGCCCGCCCGCACGGCTCCGCGGGACATCCACCCCGGCGGAGTCCCGCCGGAGATCCACCCCGCACCGGACTTGAGAAATAAAACCCCCTAGGGGTATGTTACTGCCGCAGCGATACCCCACCGGGGTACAGGCGATAGGAGAATCCCATGTGCACGGCATGTGCGTGCGGCACCCAGGACAGCGCCTCCACGCAGGCGGCGGCGGTCGGCGCGGACGCGAGCGTCTACACGGTCAGCGGGATGACCTGCGGCCACTGCGTCTCGTCGGTCTCCTCCGAGATCGGCAAGGTCGGCGGCGTCACCGGCGTCCAGGTCGACCTGGCGAGCGGCTCGGTCTCCGTCAGCGGAGCGGGCTTCTCCGACGAGGACATCCGCGCGGCGGTGGAGCGGGCGGGCTACACGCCGACCGGCGCCGCACCCGTCGGCGCCTTCTAGAGAAAGGCGCGTCCCTGGGAGAACGTCCCGGGACGCGCGTCCCGGAGAACAGGGGGTGGGCGCGCATCGGCGTGCACGCCCACCCGCGGGGCCGGTCCGACTCCGATCACACCAACCCCCACGACGCATCCTGCCACCCGGCGAGGATGCGAGGAATCAGGAGTGCGGCATGAACGCCGTCAATCCACGCAGGTGGCAGGCACTCATCGTGCTCGCCGCCGCGCAGTTCATGGTCATCATGGACACCTCCATCATCGGCGTCGCGCTGCCGGACATGCAGCGCGACCTCGGCTTCTCCCAGGGCGACCTGCAGTGGGTCTTCAACGCCTACGTCATCGCCTTCGGCGGCCTGCTGCTGCTCGGCGGGCGGCTGTCGGACCTGCTCGGCGCCCGCAAGATCTTCACCGTCGGCTGGGTCATCCTGATCGCCGGCTCGATCGTCGCCGCGGCGGCGGGCAACGCCTGGGTCGAGATCGTCGGCCGCGGCGTCCAGGGAATCGGCGGCGCGCTCATCGCCCCCGCCTCGATGACCCTGCTCATGATGCTCTTCGGGCACAACCCGCGCGAGCTGGGCAAGGCCATGGCCCTGTACGGCGCCGCCGCGCCGGCCGGCGGCACCGCCGGAGTGTTCCTCGGCGGAGTGATCACGCAGTACCTGAGCTGGCCGTGGGTCTTCATCGTCTACGTGCCGATCGGTCTGGCCACCCTGGCCGCCGTCCCCGCCCTGCTGCCCGCCGTCCAGGGCAGGCGCGGCTCGGTCGACGTGCTGGGCGCCGTCTCCGTCACCGCGGGGATCGCCCTGGCCGTCTACGCCATCGTCCGCGCTCCCGAACAGGGCTGGAGCTCACCGGCCACGCTGCTGGAGCTGGCTGGAGCGATCGCGCTGCTGGCGCTGTTCCTGGTGATCCAGCGCACCGTCCGAGAGCCGCTCATGCCGCTCGGCATCTGGCGCACCCCGGGCCTGGCGCCGGCCAACCTGGCGATGGCGCTGCTCGGCGCGGCGTGGATCCCGATGTGGTACTTCCTCAACCTCTACCTGCAGCAGGTCCTGGGCTACGGCGCCTTCGCCAGCGGGGCCGCGCTGCTGCCGATGACCATCGCGATCATGATCTTCATGATCGGCATCACCGCCCGGCTGCTGGGACGCTTCGGCGCCAAGCCGCTCATCGTCCTGGGCCTGCTCGTGCTGGCCGCCGGCGTGGCGGGACTGTCCCTGGTGCGGCCGGACGGGGCGTTCGCCTCCGACGTGCTGCCGGCGTCGCTGGTCGCGGCGGTCGGCATGTCGCTGGCCTACATCCCGGCGATGATGTCGGCCATGTCGGGGGTGCGGCCGGAGGAGAGCGGCCTGGCCTCGGGCATCGTCAACACCACCTACCAGGTCGGCTCGGCTCTCGGGCTCGCGGTCATGACCGCGATCGCCACCTCCCGGGGCGCCGCCGAGCTGGGAGATCTCCCCAGGCTGACCGAGGGCTTCCAG
Coding sequences:
- a CDS encoding amino acid permease: MAIFQTGSGVLRRKPIEHIEEPEGDKTEQLTRVLGLWQLTAIGVGGIIGAGIFALAGTVANGTAGPAVVVSFLIAGVASAAAALSYAEFAGLIPKAGSAYTYGYAVLGELPGWFIGWDLLLEYTAIVAVVAIGISGYFSFLISDLGAQLPAWMLGAPGTGAGHRVDLFAAILCLLIAYLLNLGMRNAARFETTVVGLKVAVVLLVIIVGFFYINTDNYTPFFPYGIGGAITGAATVFFAVFGYDAMSTAAEESKDAQRHMPKAIVYSLAISMVLYVLACLVLTGMQHYTEIDKESGFSTAFQSVGLNRLADVIAVGAIIGILTVMFTFMLGVSRVWFSMSRDGLLPKWFAKTHPTRHVPTRVTWIIGIASALIAGFLPIREAAELTNIGILLAFAVVCTAVIVLRYRQPDLPRTFRCPAMPVVPAIGVVFSLWLITYLQWQTWVRFAVWFLIGLVVYFTYSYRHSELAKAQTATHEGGV
- a CDS encoding heparinase II/III family protein, with the translated sequence MLAIRRGTIGLGVLTLAFLTFLTLLACGPAKLSLAESRGKVTCQGDQFSTVPATDAMSGRLAFVGLPPVDLGRDIDWRIDPYGNRSWALNLHTLRWMGRLVVDYEATGRRDRLDRAVEIAEDWVRDNPRGGPGTSEWAWAEHPVALRAPALVCLSAHVKDDWLAATLAEHAEILADAALYKGGHNHGLDQDIALLAIGCRFGEQDWTALALRRMSASARLAIDGQGVLREQAPRYGVYVHQRLGVAMEEARDCGVAVPADLIRRRRSLETYVAHATQPDGRLAPIGDSPADLRPKGFPAERQTVKVFDGGYVFGRTAWNDAGSAYYSIRFGPGRVLHGHEDHLGVTYHAQRRDLLVEAGFHSYEKTPYQRWTLSPQAHNVPVVVGAGFREGTAARLLQAATGPGRQSFRLTDDAYGVSRTRSVLVEHGGDLMAVLDTVPRGRQVRPLWHLGPGLDATAVAGGRVVLADGRWKASLLQLQLPACTPIGGQSVRPEEISPGYLRRVSSTTVLSPAARSLLTVIVPGTADPEISCSGGRVRVRTAAGVVSFTADPSRGLV
- a CDS encoding heavy-metal-associated domain-containing protein, with the translated sequence MCTACACGTQDSASTQAAAVGADASVYTVSGMTCGHCVSSVSSEIGKVGGVTGVQVDLASGSVSVSGAGFSDEDIRAAVERAGYTPTGAAPVGAF
- a CDS encoding MFS transporter gives rise to the protein MNAVNPRRWQALIVLAAAQFMVIMDTSIIGVALPDMQRDLGFSQGDLQWVFNAYVIAFGGLLLLGGRLSDLLGARKIFTVGWVILIAGSIVAAAAGNAWVEIVGRGVQGIGGALIAPASMTLLMMLFGHNPRELGKAMALYGAAAPAGGTAGVFLGGVITQYLSWPWVFIVYVPIGLATLAAVPALLPAVQGRRGSVDVLGAVSVTAGIALAVYAIVRAPEQGWSSPATLLELAGAIALLALFLVIQRTVREPLMPLGIWRTPGLAPANLAMALLGAAWIPMWYFLNLYLQQVLGYGAFASGAALLPMTIAIMIFMIGITARLLGRFGAKPLIVLGLLVLAAGVAGLSLVRPDGAFASDVLPASLVAAVGMSLAYIPAMMSAMSGVRPEESGLASGIVNTTYQVGSALGLAVMTAIATSRGAAELGDLPRLTEGFQGAFIGAGAVAAAGAALTLLLMRRARSAAPAEAGTQADSLGV